The Tachysurus fulvidraco isolate hzauxx_2018 chromosome 10, HZAU_PFXX_2.0, whole genome shotgun sequence genome segment TCAAATTAGGATGCATAGATAGAGCAAGACAAATTTCAGCATATATGGTCTGATTGTGGTAAAGCAAGTCCAGCACATATGAAATTACCAATTTCTCCAGGAAACGTGTATTTTTAGCACTCGGACATTGGTTTAATTTTGGAAGACATCAGAAATTCAGACTGCAAGATTGATTACAAAAAGTAAATGTTTGTCATGAGAAAAATGAACCTGCAGCACATTTTACCATTTGGATCCCACTGTGTGTCTCATCACTGGTGCTTAGCAACACTCGTTCAGCACAATGTCTGTGATTAGCAGAGAAAGCGTGACCGTAAGCTCAAAGCCAACACTCAGAAATGCTCCAAAGCCAAAGCTTGATGCAGAATCACTTTTAACAGGGGGGTTTAGACTCCTGGAGGGCAACAGCCAGCTCTATTACAcacaaaatagtttttttttagctcttctaatacactacacctcaaaagttaaacacattaaatatcttTAGAATGAGATTTTTAGCTTGTATGCTGTGTGCCACACTGATGTCACAGGAAGAGATTGTTAGTGCGGCTGCAAAGACGTTTAATAGGACAGGATAAATTCATAAGGGATACCTGCCAAGTTTCGCTGTCTTTTCTCTCGAGACTTTCTTTTTTCACTCATTATTTTAGAACCATGTCCTATTAATGGGAAATTGAACACAGAATTAGTAGAGACAGCAAACGTCAGGTTTCCTGAATGCAATGCCACTATACGACCCGTTTTCCTCAAGACTCCGTTCAGCTAGGTAGCTGTATATAGTTTAACGTGTGTTATGTTGCTGACGCCAGATTTTGCATGAAAGTTGATGCTCTGGAAGACGATCTGTTTGAGCAGAGTGTGCAGATGAGGAAGTGAGAGAGCTGGACagattaaacacaacacaaaatgcCATAGCATCGTTCTCTTTACGTATAGGCAATTATTCTATAGAATAAaacctgatttaaaaaaaaaagttaattataaAGATGCCAAGCTGcagggtggattttttttttacttaaggCTTCTTATGTATCTGATGAGTCAAATTAAGTGAGTAGGATAATTCAAAGGTTTTTCTGGAATATATGTTCCTTGTgaaatgtattgtatagtaAACAGTTTTGCTGTAGTTTATCCAGTTTATGGATCCTGCCACACAGAGACCAGAGTTTCTACTCTGAACAGATATTTTATTGACAGCTACTGGAATGTGTGAAAACTGTGCCAAATATTGCACAAAATGCTTTGTTGCTATTTGGCATATTTGGAGAAATTTGTATctaaatgtgtctgtatgtgatgGAAAATGGTACATTCAGCATATATAAGAACTACTGTAAGATTATCATGAAAATGGATTATTACATCAAAAAACAAACGAGACAACATCCAtccaaatacaacaacaacatcaagaAACCACAGCCATATGTGCAGCAATTTGgtagtaaataaattaacactAATACCACAGCCTGATCTCTACAAATTAGGAGTCATGATTTGTGTTGTTCTCTTAGTGCTGGAAGGCAGGCACAAATATGCATTTTGACAGCATGTGTGAATCAAGTAAAGTCCACCTCCTCGGTTCATGCAGAGGTCACAGACCTTGAATTATATCTATAGCCAACCTAAAAACATTATTGTAAAATGTGGTAGTCATAAAGGATTACATTTGATCAAACTCTGAAACGATCACAATGAGGAATAATGCAGTTAGAGATGGTTTTAATGATAGTCATTCATTCCTCTTCAGGGTGGATCGAAAGCCTTTCCCATGAACAGTGAATGCAAAAAAGATGGGACACCAGTTCATCGCAGAACAAGCCACAAAAACGGATTCATACCTTGGGGAAATTGACTGATTTCCACCTGCCAGGATACTTTCTGggagggtggggggggggggtgtctgaaGGAAACCACAGAACATGGAGGAAGCCAACATGGACACAAGAAGAATGttttcatacatatatatagatatatgagCTATTGGTGCGCATGCGCTGTTTGCATGCGCTGTCATTCTCCTTTAAGATGATGTAAGTCTTCACTCCTTGAGAACGGTCTCCCTTCCTGCACTGCTGTAGCAACATCATCATCCATCCAGTCCCCGGGGCGAGCGCACTGATCACGTACAGTCGACTGAGCTCAACTTCTAACagactccaacacacacacaccacacacacacacacacacacacacacacacacacacacacacacacacacacacacacacacacacacacacacacacacacggacccATTGCAAACGGAACTGATAGCACACATGGCCGTATCCACATCCCACAGCAGATCTGGAGACTGAAAGGCGCATTTTGGGAACAACTTGGAGGTTCAATGGCATAAATTCGCCGCAGGACTTTAAATCACTTTTTTGAGAAACTGAAGGAGATAAAGGTAAATACCCTgctctgagtgagtgtgtgtgtgtgtgtttgatattgTGCAGGGATTTAATAGTTACCCAAGCTTGGCATGTCTCGTTCGCACTGGGCCGGTTTGCGCTTCTGCTTTCAGAAACGTGTACTAAAGAAAACTTTGTGACTTTGTGATCCGTGTCACACCTTATCAAAATGGCACTGACTGAAAACTGTAGGATTTATCAGGCTCCCAAAGACAGCGGCTCGACCCAAACTTCCGATGTGATCGAGCTGAACGTGGGTGGGCAGGTGTACTACACCCGGCGCGCCACCCTGACCAGCATGCCCAGTTCTTTACTGGCCAAAATGTTTTCGTCCAAAAAGGAGACATCAGGTGACATGGCCCGAGACACAAGAGGACGTTGCTTCATCGATAGGGATGGATTTTTGTTTCGATACGTGCTAGACTACTTGCGTGACAAGTACGTCGTCCTTCCTGATCACTTCCCAGAAAGAGGGCGGCTCAAGCGCGAAGCTGAATACTTCCAACTTCCAGAGCTGGTCAAGATCCTTAGCCCTGATGACCTGAAGCGACCAAACCACGATGAATACCCTCACAGTGATGTAGATGATATATCACAAGGTAGTGATCAGAGACCGTACCCGTCATCCCACAGGCGCTACGGGTTCATAACAGTCGCATCGACACGCGACGCCTGCGCTTCAGACGGGAAAGGTACCAGATTGCCCAAACTTTTCGTCTGCGGAAGGGTCGCCCTGGCTAAAGAAGTGTTCGGAGAGGCATTAAGGGAGAGCAGGGATCCTGAGCGGCCTCCTGAGCGCTACACGTCCCGGTTCGTCCTCACGTTCGGGCACGCGGAAAGGGCGTTTGACCTGCTGGCGGAGAGCGGCTTCAGGCTGGTGGCGTGCAGCTCGGCACTCACCTCTCCTCTGCACACCACGCACATCGACCACAGGCAGTGGTGCAAGTGCACAGAATACGTCTTCTTCCGTAAGTCTCTAGGCAGTGGGATTCTTaattaacaattaattaattattataattttaaaaaatatctttcatatattattattatcatcatcatcatcatcatcatcatcatccagccAGAGTTGACAGATTTGGATTGCAATACTCCCAATCCATTTTAAAACCTACACATCCACCAAATACAAGCCCATCTTCTAAACCTAGGTTAAATTTCCCAACAGTACCATAAAGCTAAGATGGTCTTTATTGTGACAGTGTTGTTCTCTCTTATAGCGCTTGCTTTACCATTTACAATCAAGCGACATCATATTTGTTTGGATTTTATATGGGTTAAGTCATAAGAAGAGCCATGAACACTAACCCATAAGCACATATTGACCAGAAATGTCCAGAGGCAAATATTATTGAGCCATAATTCAAACTGAACCATAAAAAAAGCTTGTTATTATTGGTGAAACCCCCAGGACCCATCAGTCGCTCCAGGCTCGCAATGCTTACTCTCATAAACACATTTGATGTAGTAAGTGAATGATATGCTTTAAGATTAATATCCTTAATAATATGATACTGGGCAAATTCAGACAAATTTGACATGTTATATCCAATCATGCAACATTTTGAAAGTTTTCACTTTGGGCCAAGTTTATTTGTCCCATACAAGACTGGGGAAAGTGTCTTTTCATGTATTGGAAATGCCATTGAGTTTGGTAATGCTGTCCTAACACTAACCTTAACATTCTTAACTTGCTTCCTTAAATTTGTTTGAACTGACTTTGACACATGAACCCAGGTTGATTTACTACCCAAATGCCACTGTATAATCTAAGTGTAATTCAGAAATATTCCACTTTAGACCAGAAACAGAAACTGCCACCACTGAGACTGAGCTCATATGATTCACACCAGAGCATTTTCCCAAATCCCAGTCCTGGAAACCGGATGCTATTCACATGCTTTTCTATTTCCGCCACATCAACACATCTGATTCAATCTGTGATCGATTTAACAGGCCCTTAATGACTGAACCAGGTTTGTTAGACCATTGGATGTGCAAGTGCAAAGCTTTGCAAAGAACTGGGTCAATTTCTCTGCctaaatttgtattttgtaattTTGCATATGGCCACATCTGATTCAACTCCACATCTAATTATCAAGCCTTTCAGCAAAGGAGGCAGGTGTGTGAACCAGGGAAATCCATAAACGTGCAGAGCTTGCGGTCTCCAGGGCTGGGATTGGGAACCACTGATGTAGAGAAGCAAAACACTTGAGCTAGAAACAGCCCTGATTGGTGCTGAGGGTTTTGAAGGTGCTGCCAGTTCAGACCACTGGAGGGCACACTGTTTTAATCAGCACATCTTTATGAGGAGTTTGCCCTGCCCTAGGCCTTCAATGTCTGTGATAAAAGAACAGTAACTTTTGAAGTGTtcaaagtaatttatttattcatttattatttattacaaagcagaatatgtttttttatgaagttaataaaatttattttaatatattgctTTATGGTGTTTGCTATTCTGGAAATTCAGGATTTTTCCAAAATCTAAGAGAACATGAAGCACAATAATCAGACAAAGATGATGCTGATACTATTTTCATActggatagataaatagacatCTATATTAATATTTCAGTACCTCATTTTAGTTTAAACtaccttttttgttgttgtttgttttcccaGGTTGAATTTTCTCTAAATGAGGCATTAGATGTATCAGTAgttcatggacacacacacagttgttatGCACCGTCACCTGCCTTCATTAGTAGCTAATCTGGCTTGTCTCTGTTTTAGCTGAGCGACATTGCGGCATATGGCCAATTAAAAAGCGTTTTGCAAGTAATTGTGAATGAGTCCCCTTGATAATTACGATGGAAAAAGTTGGATTGCAGGACCAAGCAATCAGAGGACCGGTAGGGTGTTTGGAGCACATAAGACATATGGTTGGTTAATGACTTGCACTATGTACCCAGTATAATTATCACAGTAAACAAAGTTTTGGgttcatataaaaaatataaaaagtgaaACCCAGACAGACAAAGACTTTCAGACAGCAGCTAATTAGAACAGCAAATATCCTGCTAAATCCAGCAGAAAGCCTTCCTTTATAGGGAAAGGTAAATTCATGCCAGGATTTCCTGACAACTAACTGCTGTTGTCTCAAAGTTTAAAAGCAACTTATATGTGGGATTTGTTTCAGGTATGGCTTCAAAGTCTAGTTGTGGCTTAATGGAAAAATAGGCCTAAAGAGAAGGTTTATAGTGTCTGTACGAAGAGTCTACAGAATCTGTAAAAAACTCATACAGAGAGTCTATAGAGTCTAAACAGAGTCCATACAGAGAATCTATAGAGTCTATACAAAGTCCATACACAGACTGTATAGATTCTATAGAAAGTCCATGCAGATAGTCTATAGAGTCTATAGAGTCCACACACATAATCTATAGAGTCTATACAGAGTCCATACAGTCAATAGAGTTAATACAGAGTCCATACAGAGAGTCtatagagtttatacagaattcATACACTGTATAGAGTCTATGAAGAGTCCATGCAGACAGTCTATAGAGTTTATACAATGTCCATGCAGAGAATCTAGAGTCTATATAGAGTTCATACACAGACTGTATAGAGTCTATACAGAGTCCATGCAGAGAATCTATAGAGACTACAGAGAGTCTATGCACATAATCTATAGTGTAGTCTTTATAGAGAGTACATAAAGAGAGTCTATAGAGTCTATACAATGAATCTATAGAGTCTATAGAGAGTACTGATATAAACAGGctatataatatacagagaGTTCAGAGGGTGGGGGACTACACAGAGAGCCTATAAAGTGTATACAAAGTGTTTTTACAGAGTTTATATGGTTTCTATAAAGAGTCTATATAATTTCCATAGAGGGTTTTTATACGACCTATAAAGCTTATATAAAGCTTATTTATACAGTGTCTATACAGCTTCTATAGAGTCTATCCAGTGTCTATAAAGGGTGTTTATGGAGAAAATCTGTAAAGACTCTATAGCGTCTCTATACAGAGAGTCTATGCAGAGAgttcagagaaagagagcatcTAAATTGAGtctatagtgtatatataaatacagtctataCAGTTTCCATTCAGAGTctaaatataaagtatatacaaTGTCAAAAGTGtctatacatatttttttaaccaggcataattttaataataatatgtgcaaCTACAATAGAAGACTgtgtcattttaatataaactgaACATATTTCATCCTCATGCACTGATCCTACTAGCCTGTAATGGTGGATCAGTCCTGGCCAGACATTTTTTATGCTGTCAAATTGTGCAAGATTTACCATGTACCTGAACAAAACATAAAAGCTCTCTTAAAGACAACATGTTGTGGTTTTCACAATGCAGCTTATTTCTGAATTGTTCTGGAACAAACAGGCTCTAAGGTTTGGCTTGAAAATAGCTgagtgagggggagagggagggagtttACAATATGATATTAAGCCTCGATATTATTTGCTTCCTGTCCACACATACATGTTGACATAGTTATATATCAGAAGATGGTATCCATTTCAGATCCCAGAGTGTGATATCTAATATTGTTCCAGAAATGACATTCAACTCTTGTTAGGTGAAATGTCACAGgattttggacatttttgtcCCGTGTtcgtgaaaaaaaaagagttaattTCACACACTTGTAAAGCACGTCACTGGATGGGAAAATATATCAAATCTGTTCTGGTTTAAAAAATAGATTATCTATAAAGGCAGATAAAAGTCACTATGTTTTATAAAAGATTGTGAAAAATATTGAATTTGTCTTTCTAGTGACTTAGAGTGATGACTAGCTTGGACTTGCACTCTGTAGGTAACGTTCAATCTTACAGCATTGTTAAGCAATCTCTGGTTCTTCTTATTAATGCCATTCCACATCTCAGGTGTGTCAGTCAGCAGAGTTTGTTGGCGCTACACTTAAGCCCATCGCTGAAATGCAGTAGTCGTGTTAAGCTGACTTCAATGACTTCAGACTCATTTTGGCTTAAACAGCTGCCGTCTTACCACAACATAAACTAAAAGGGACAAACTGATTGATAATGTCTTAATTGTGTTGACATGAGGAGGGAGTCAGTGGTGGCTGAATAATTCTCTCAaagctctcactctctctctgtggagaTATGCCGCAGGTCGTGCttgacattttcttcttttatttatatgcatttgACCAACCACTGAGTTAAGGTTTTGATGAAGAATTAATTAACAGAGACAATTTATACTTtgtacaaatataatataagcaAAATAGAGTCAGAGTGCACAAGAGACAATGGGTTCATTAATAAATCGGGTACTAATTAATATATATGCTTCATGATCATTCATAAAAAAGGTAACGAGTATCAAATGAGGTGCGTTTGGCATGGGTTAATCAAAAAAAGTCAATCAATTTGGAGCTGAAGCATCCCAACGCCTTTGCATTCGGGGTTCAATGAGTCAGGCTATCAAGAAATATTAACATACAGTAGGTTTGAAAGTCTACAGGTATTTATGCCCTTGCCTTTTATCTGAGTCCTTGAATGAAACTTCAGGCAATTTTGGAGCTCAGCAGGTGTTTCTTCTTTCTCCGTCCTCCACGGTGTGTGTAAATTAGAATATATTTTCTGTCCATTTCCTCTGattaaatatttgatataaGAGAATCTGTGCAAATGTTTGATCTATTTTTATATCCTTTATAGGCCAATGTAAATTGAGGCCTGAATGTATTCCTTATTTAAAGCCAATTATGCCTAGGAGGTGTTTAATATCAGTTGGCATTACTTATTGTTTGATAAATGAGCTTAACCTGATTTCTTTACTCATTAAAGACTGGAGCCTTATAGCTAATTATCTTGTGGGTCTGCTTGAATGATCTCTAATTAAAATGCTATCAGATGATTATGGATATTACTTTCACTTTAATGCACTAGAGGATTCAAAATGATAATCGATTACACATTTTGGGTCATAAAGCAGAACCATAGATTACATTGATCAGGCAAAGCTTTTTGCAAACCACTGAACGGATGTGGGAccattaataatttttataaacattttattagacaTTATATCGCTCATAGTATTCACATTTGTTAGCAAGCACAACAACTTTTAAATGTCTCACCCAGGATTATTCGAGTCATGGTTTTATGGTTTTTAAGAAATAAGCAATTAATCTGAAATAAATCTAATCAATCTTCGGAAACATAGGCAAACAAAGTGAATGTTTAGGTGCAGTGTATCTACCATATCCAGAACCGTTTTTGTTGTAGTAGTAATTATACAGATATTAGTGTCAGTAAATTGTCTAAGTATGGGGAAAATGTTTTGCAAAGTGTGGGAAAGATATAACAGTTAAAAAGGTAATACACCCCAAATCAGAAACGCACTAAATAATGACCTTATTTTCTCACATGATTGAGAGGTACAAgaaaagagaatttattttcaaatgcaATACATTTTTGGCCTAAATTTTAATCAACAAACCATATCATCAGAATCAGTTTGTACCAAGTTGacaagttaatttttttttactttaaaaagcCTTAATATCATTCGAGCAACTGAGAAAAAAGCATTAAACATTAGCTAACTAGCTGACAGCAGCATTTCTCTGTAGCATCAGCAAGGTAAACAAAACAATAGCTTAATTAAAGACTTTCTGCTAGCATTACATAAAATGCTAGAAaccatttaaacaaaacaacagcttAACTAAAGACTTTCTgctagaatgaaataaaatggtaGAAACCATTTACCACTGCATTTAGAAGGTCTATGAAATACAGGCCATCTTGctcttaaaatgctttaaatgctAACAGTGTACAAAATATCAAGCTATCCAGCACCATGTAGCTTAGCCAGGACACTATTTACTGAACACATTTACTATAGCTAACAGCGATGTGTAAAATTCACTATAATCCAGTTTGTATCTACAGAAAACATGCTCAGTTTGCCAAAATGAcaatatacatttaaacatgtatataaacaaatgtaagCATGGATTTCATATGCTGTTGTCTGTTACTGTGTAAGGAAAATGCAAGATATAGGTCACACAACCTGTAATGTATGTACATAGCTTGCATTTACTTTGTAAAGACAAGCAAGAAAATATCCAGAAAGTGTGAAGAGCCAGACGATTTATCTGTACAAACCCAGCATCCTTGCCCAGTGTTCTTCTGATGTGACAGAAATGTCAAAGCAGTCACTGTCACACTGTTTCCACACTAGTGCAGTGAGGAAAGTAGTTAGGGAACAGCAAATTAGGACCACATCGCTGAATCCATTTTCgcttttagcaaaaaaaaaaaaaaagtgcagccaGGCTTGTCAGAATACAATGCATGCCAAGACttagggagagagacagagacaggggtGGAGaaggtagaaagaaagaaagaaagaaagaaagaaagaaagaaagaaagaaagaaagaaagaaagaaagattgcaCTGGCTATTTCTACTCCAAGCTTTAGTGTGGAATCACAGTTTTCATTATAGCCCCGAATGCAGTGATTTGCAGCCATAATGGAGTCTGTGCAATGGCAAACAAGGCAACGACAGCTGGCTGGCTGAAGAAAATCAATCCTATCAGTGTAACAGGGACTGAGGCAGGACTGGAGGTGGATGGTGTGAAGTAAATAGCATGAGGCTTGGGCCATTGCTGGTTAACCTGGATAACAACATAGCAGAAAAGCAGATAAATCACATAACCTTCTTCAGCTTGTTAATATTATCTGAGCTTCAGGACCCTGCTGCTGCtctgacatacagtatgacaGTGTGTTGGCACTGATGTAAGTCTTGTGACTAGGCTTAGAGTCAGAACCATAATGGTTTTAATTGGCTTCACACTAGGAGATTCACTTGGCAGCTCCTCACACTGGGTGTTAGAGATCTAATGTGGCACAACACAGACGAATGCAGTTTTGTTAACATTTATCTCTTTTGCCAATTCTTTTAAGGGGAACGTTGTAGGAAAAGTCACCAGACTAACGTGCATGTTTATAAAATCATCAAGATCACTtccatttaaaataatgttgaaGAAGAAAGGTTTTATCAAGacacatattacatatttataaaatgcattaattttttattatgcattatAAAGCAGTGATAGTCAGTTTTTAGGAAATTAAGACACAtgcagggggcacggtggcttagtggttagtatgtttgcctcacacctccagggttgggggttcgattctcgcctccgccttgtgtgtggagtttgcatgttctccccgtgcctcgggggtttcctccgggtactccggtttcctcccccggtccaaagacatgcatggtaggttgattggcatctctggaaaattgtccgtagtgtgtgattgcgtgggttggcactccgtccagggtgtatcctgcctcgatgcctgatgatgcctgagataggcacaggctccccgtgacccgagaagttcggacaagcggtagaaaatgaatgaatgaatgaatgaatgaatgaatgaatgaatgaatgaatgaatgaaagacacGTGCAAACAGTTAAAGTAGGAATAACTCATTTTACTTGTAAAAATAGCCAAGAAGGGagtttaaaacaaagacaaacagtgGTACTAATTGGAACAATCAATGGTGAACGGTGATTGGGCTTCAGATATGATGGTAATTAATGGCCATTGGAACAAATGGTGATAAATGATTGGTCTTTGGGAACAAGAATGATCATTGGGTGGCCTTTGGgaacaatagtgatcagtgattagttgcTGGGAACAGTGATGATCAGTGACTTGTCTTTGGGACCAGTAacgatcagtgattggtcactgGACGCactagtgattagtgattggttattgggaacaatggtgataaAAGATAAATCAGGTGTGGAATATCAGGTCACACAGTACATCTCAGTCAGGCTTTATCGCTGACCTTGTATATGCAGCATTGGGAAGTGACCCAGAGAGTCATATTGAGTGCAGGACAGTCTGCCAACGACTGCTTAAAAAGTCACTCGATCTGTCACTTGGAGCCTAAAAATCTGCCAAATGTGCACTGCTAAGTTGTATTTTACACAGTTTTACTTCACATCCTGTGTACTACAAAAAGACACTCAAACATATTGCAATCATGTCTCATAAAACATTAGAAACTTTTTAAAGAAAGCTGCTTTGTTAACCCAGGTTGTTTCATGAAGAAGAAGCTGCtattattgtcacatatacaagAGCTGTGGCTTGGCTACAAtcccaattcaattcaattcaattcaattcaattcagcgCTTTTAACAAATCACAttgtctccaagcagctttacagaagtatagaaacagaacaaaagtttaaaataaaattaatatttttctctaacatctatcccttttatatatatatatatatatatatatatatatatatatatatatatatatatatatatatatatatatatatatatgaggaagaaaccagtCTCTGAAGTGAAACTCATCCTCTTTTGtttgacactggacaggaaataatgcaaatgtaaataatgtcctttctacaacagtttataataatgcaaccgagagctcctgaggaactaatgggtcagctcAGACCCGatactaattccttcctgtcaaagtcttcaaatgattgctgataaagaacAAACCaactgactgacacaacaatgAAACGCAAACAACCCAATGCTTATTGTGTCAGtcagtttgattgacaggttcAGATTGATGGTCACATACTTAGTAGTCAAGTAAATTCAGTGCCATTAAAGTGAAAGTAATACGACTGTGCTACACCACCAATGATGCAGCATACGACGTTAGCGTAGCTTCAGTGTCCTTGCTTCACATGACTATTCATGTGAAATTTTTCATGTGTTCttatgtctgtgtgggtttcctccagataCTCCGGTTTACTCCCACCCCGAAACCATGCTGGTGGGTGGACTCGTGGTTCAATCAATTCTGTTGAatcaaggtgtgtgtgcatgtggttacagtatgtgtgtgagcctggctcacacacatattcctgtcttcctgtcttccTGTACCATATTCCGGTATATTCCTGTCTTGGGGCCAGTGTTTCAAGAATGGGCTgttgaagatgaatgaataatacgCCTTTCGACAGAGACAGCATCGTATGAAGACAGAAGTTTTGTTTAATACTAAATGG includes the following:
- the kctd16a gene encoding BTB/POZ domain-containing protein KCTD16a — encoded protein: MALTENCRIYQAPKDSGSTQTSDVIELNVGGQVYYTRRATLTSMPSSLLAKMFSSKKETSGDMARDTRGRCFIDRDGFLFRYVLDYLRDKYVVLPDHFPERGRLKREAEYFQLPELVKILSPDDLKRPNHDEYPHSDVDDISQGSDQRPYPSSHRRYGFITVASTRDACASDGKGTRLPKLFVCGRVALAKEVFGEALRESRDPERPPERYTSRFVLTFGHAERAFDLLAESGFRLVACSSALTSPLHTTHIDHRQWCKCTEYVFFRGPSAWSSSHCECCCKSQKSEREGESGTSFNELSTSCSETQSEASSPQETVIARPVSQQHHHIQTLERTQKKGPAQAMQGETHRRTELLRTRTTGPRDHMTPSKRKPTKEKLTPEQELQKCIQDFRRIRIPERFPDRKNTWQSDLLRKYRL